In the Gossypium raimondii isolate GPD5lz chromosome 9, ASM2569854v1, whole genome shotgun sequence genome, one interval contains:
- the LOC105799596 gene encoding D-lactate dehydrogenase [cytochrome], mitochondrial — translation MGFSFWLARLRSCSNKSAFSNAFRDSFYHYKSQLNTCQKNLPSTIAEKTNSHAFSWSSCLLPLAFAVSAGSLTFQSHNNHPSLCEPSNLDSRKVTIGGKASTEFVVKGTHKEVPQELIDELKAICQDNMTLDYDERFYHGKPQNSFHKAVNIPDVVVFPRSEEEVSQIVKSCNKHKVPIVPYGGATSIEGHTLSPNGGVCIDMTLMKRVKALHIRDMDVVVEPGIGWMELNEYLEPYGLFFPLDPGPGATIGGMCATRCSGSLAVRYGTMRDNVISLKVVLANGDIVKTASRARKSAAGYDLTRLMIGSEGTLGVVTEVTLRLQKIPEHSVVAMCNFPTIKAAADVAIDTMLSGIQVSRVELLDEVQVRAINIANGKNLPEVPTLMFEFIGTKAYSHEQTQIVQRIVSEHNGSDFVFAEDPEAKKELWKIRKEALWACFAMEPNFEAMISDVCVPLSNLAELISRSKQELDASSLVCTVIAHAGDGNFHTVILFDPNEEEHRREAERLNQFMVYTALSMEGTCTGEHGVGTGKMKYLEKELGIEALQTMKRIKTALDPNNIMNPGKLIPPHVCF, via the exons ATGGGCTTTTCGTTCTGGCTTGCTCGCTTGCGTTCTTGTTCGAACAAATCAGCTTTTTCCAATGCTTTTCGGGACTCGTTTTACCATTACAAATCTCAGCTTAATACTTGTCAGAAGAACTTACCATCCACCATTGCTGAGAAAACCAATAGCCATGCTTTTTCATGGTCCAGCTGTTTGCTTCCTCTGGCTTTTGCTGTTTCTGCTGGATCCCTTACTTTTCAATCCCACAACAATCATCCTTCACTCTGCGAACCCTCTAATCTGGATTCTcg GAAAGTGACCATTGGTGGGAAGGCAAGCACAGAGTTTGTGGTGAAGGGCACTCATAAAGAAGTTCCACAAGAGCTTATTGATGAACTGAAAGCTATATGTCAA GATAATATGACTTTGGATTATGATGAAAGATTCTACCATGGGAAGCCACAGAACAGCTTTCATAAAGCAGTAAATATTCCTGATGTGGTTGTTTTCCCTAG GTCTGAGGAGGAAGTTTCCCAGATTGTCAAATCTTGTAATAAACATaag GTCCCTATAGTACCATATGGTGGAGCTACATCTATTGAGGGGCACACTTTGTCTCCTaatggaggtgtttgcatcgaCATGACGTTAATGAAG aGAGTTAAGGCGTTGCATATTCGGGACATGGATGTTGTAGTTGAGCCTGGAATTGGATGGATGGAACTTAATGAATACTTGGAGCCTTATGGTTTATTTTTCCCCCTTGATCCAG GGCCTGGTGCAACAATAGGAGGCATGTGTGCAACACGCTGCTCTGGATCTTTAGCCGTGAG GTATGGCACTATGCGTGACAATGTAATCAGTCTCAAG GTGGTCCTTGCTAATGGAGATATTGTTAAGACAGCTTCTCGTGCTCGGAAGAGTGCTGCTGG GTATGACTTGACTCGTCTGATGATTGGAAGTGAGGGGACCCTTGGCGTGGTAACAGAAGTCACTCTACGGCTTCAGAAAATTCCAGAGCATTCAGTG GTTGCAATGTGCAACTTCCCCACAATTAAGGCTGCTGCAGATGTTGCTATTGACACCATGTTGTCTGGTATTCAG GTGTCAAGGGTTGAATTATTGGATGAAGTCCAAGTAAGGGCTATCAATATTGCTAATGGGAAGAATTTGCCTGAAGTTCCAACTctaatgtttgaatttattgGCACCA agGCATACTCCCATGAGCAAACGCAAATTGTTCAAAGAATTGTTTCTGAGCACAATGGCTCGGATTTTGTTTTTGCAGAAGATCCTGAAGCTAAAAAAGAACTTTGGAAG ATCAGGAAGGAAGCCCTATGGGCATGCTTTGCTATGGAGCCCAATTTTGAAGCAATGATTTCT GATGTTTGTGTTCCCCTATCAAACCTTGCAGAATTAATATCAAGGTCCAAGCAAGAGCTGGATGCATCATCACTGGTTTG TACAGTTATTGCCCATGCTGGTGATGGGAACTTTCACACAGTCATTCTCTTTGATCCTAATGAAGAAGAGCATAGGAGAGAAGCTGAAAGGCTAAATCAATTTATGGTTTATACAGCTTTGTCAATGGAAG GAACATGCACCGGCGAACACGGTGTTGGCACTGGGAAAATGAAG TATCTGGAAAAGGAACTTGGAATAGAGGCCTTGCAGACGATGAAACGAATCAAAACAGCTCTAGATCCTAACAACATCATGAATCCAGGAAAGCTAATTCCTCCCCATGTTTGTTTCTAG
- the LOC105799595 gene encoding myosin-binding protein 7: MESEIFSPPRDLVKCCDCACPTCSLIGKPSSTWFRSVKRKYDEFETGDRFYVPGFDLYSNPKVQIENECAALRETVCSQQEKIQDLHAELEKERNASSSAATEAMSMILKLEKQKAEIQMEASQFKRFAEEKMAHDQEEIHVLEDLLYKKDQSVQSLTCEALAYKHRMMSYGLTEAEAEGDKDGEIRNLGMAEDFDAQVDLPEYDYPQLKCNMNENPGDDAEDVEKYAFGETPHARDQLRNLEQRIFQVERSSGGSQLDGGCSGTKHVFEKVIVGHSPRRTRHSRRFSIDSYNSFLAKETASEFTIDSPRFHIGSPRFNASHKKMEFISRMDEISSSKRMDNASEVEDDTSDRVYTIDPVHNGAVYNETLDSKPGVGITDEYASTPREQINLPDACDPDIKKLYTRLQALEADRESMRQALLSMRTDKAQLVLLKEIAQHLSKEMPSNRQDVVAKPSILGSLPFMTVFKWILSLIVWRRKGRRSKCLYGLSPNNVGLLMLLDKGPRLRQWRCISSTQV; this comes from the exons ATGGAGTCTGAAATATTTTCACCTCCAAGAGATTTGGTAAAATGTTGTGATTGCGCGTGTCCCACTTGTTCTTTGATTGGTAAACCTTCAAGTACTTGGTTTCGATCTGTGAAGCGAAaatatgatgaatttgagaCTGGAGATCGGTTTTATGTTCCGGGATTTGATCTCTATTCAAATCCCAAAGTCCAAATTGAGAATGAATGTGCTGCTTTGCGGGAGACTGTTTGCAGCCAACAAGAAAAAATACAGGATTTGCATGCAGAATTGGAGAAGGAGAGAAATGCGTCATCCTCGGCGGCAACCGAGGCGATGTCGATGATATTGAAGTTGGAGAAGCAGAAGGCAGAGATCCAAATGGAGGCAAGCCAATTCAAGCGTTTCGCAGAGGAGAAAATGGCACACGATCAGGAGGAGATTCATGTCTTGGAGGATCTTTTGTACAAGAAAGACCAGTCTGTTCAATCTCTTACTTGTGAAGCCTTGGCTTACAAGCATAGGATGATGAGTTACGGGCTTACGGAGGCCGAGGCTGAAGGTGACAAGGATGGAGAGATTCGGAATCTGGGTATGGCTGAGGACTTTGATGCGCAAGTTGATCTTCCCGAATATGATTATCCACAACTCAAGTGCAATATGAATGAGAATCCTGGTGATGATGCTGAAGATGTTGAGAAATATGCATTCGGAGAGACCCCCCATGCTCGAGATCAGTTGAGGAATTTGGAACAAAGGATCTTCCAAGTTGAGAGGAGTTCTGGCGGCAGTCAGCTGGATGGGGGATGTTCCGGAACAAAGCATGTTTTCGAGAAGGTGATTGTCGGTCACTCTCCTAGGCGAACAAGACATTCGAGAAGGTTTTCGATCGATAGTTACAATTCCTTCTTGGCTAAAGAGACGGCTTCAGAGTTTACCATCGATTCTCCCAGGTTTCACATTGGTTCTCCCAGGTTTAATGCTAGCCACAAGAAGATGGAGTTCATTTCAAGGATGGATGAGATTTCCAGCTCCAAAAGAATGGATAATGCTTCTGAAGTTGAAGACGATACAAGTGACAGAGTTTATACGATTGATCCTGTCCATAATGGGGCCGTATATAATGAAACTCTTGACTCTAAACCTGGTGTTGGAATTACCGATGAGTATGCATCCACTCCAAGGGAGCAAATTAACCTGCCTGATGCCTGTGATCCTGATATCAAGAAGCTCTACACCAGGCTTCAGGCCCTTGAGGCTGACAGGGAATCAATGAGACAAGCATTGTTATCAATGCGAACTGACAAAGCACAGTTAGTTTTATTGAAAGAAATAGCTCAACATTTGTCCAAGGAAATGCCATCAAATAGACAAGATGTTGTGGCAAAGCCATCTATTCTTGGTAGCTTGCCATTCATGACAGTCTTCAAG tGGATTTTATCCTTGATTGTCTGGAGGCGGAAAGGTCGCCGAAGCAA GTGCCTGTATGGATTATCACCAAACAATGTTGGCTTGCTAATGCTATTAGACAAGGGCCCTCGACTGAGGCAGTGGCGATGCATTTCAAGCACGCAGGTGTGA
- the LOC105799594 gene encoding probable carboxylesterase 15 gives MGSFPHIVEDCLGVLQVLSDGTVFRSKTIQFNMPVIHHQNSVDFKDAMFDKTHNLHLRIYKPASASNFPPNGRPHKLPIVVFIHGGGFCLGSRTWPTCHNSCLRFASGLNAVVIAPDYRLAPEHRLPAAMDDAASAMRWLQSQALRENGVSDAWLNSGEVDFDQVLVLGDSSGGNIAHHLAVRLGAGSTELAPVRVRGYVLLAPFFGGVVRTRSESGPSEALLNLDVLDRFWRLSMPIGETRDHPLVNPFGPWSPSLEAVKLDPILVIVGGSELLKDRAEDYATRLKDMGKKIEYVEFHGKEHGYFNYYPYSDAAIQTLQLINAFMAANSV, from the exons ATGGGTTCATTTCCTCACATAGTGGAAGACTGCTTGGGAGTCCTCCAAGTGTTGAGTGATGGCACCGTTTTCAGATCCAAAACCATACAATTCAACATGCCTGTCATCCACCATCAGAACTCTGTGGACTTCAAAGACGCCATGTTTGACAAAACCCATAATCTTCATCTTCGAATTTACAAGCCCGCATCAGCCTCTAATTTTCCACCCAACGGTCGTCCTCATAAGCTCCCCATCGTCGTTTTCATTCATGGTGGTGGTTTTTGTCTAGGTTCTCGTACGTGGCCTACCTGTCATAATTCTTGCCTACGCTTCGCGTCCGGACTCAACGCTGTAGTCATTGCGCCGGACTACAGGTTGGCCCCGGAGCATAGGCTGCCGGCAGCAATGGATGACGCAGCCAGTGCCATGAGGTGGTTGCAAAGTCAAGCTTTGAGAGAAAATGGGGTTAGTGATGCATGGTTGAACAGTGGCGAGGTTGACTTTGACCAGGTTCTTGTCTTGGGTGACTCGTCAGGTGGCAATATTGCACACCATTTGGCAGTTAGGTTGGGTGCTGGTTCGACCGAGCTGGCTCCGGTTCGCGTACGAGGTTATGTGCTGTTGGCACCATTTTTTGGTGGGGTGGTGAGGACAAGGTCAGAGTCGGGGCCTAGCGAAGCTTTGTTGAATCTTGATGTACTTGACAG GTTTTGGAGGCTATCAATGCCCATAGGAGAGACAAGAGACCACCCATTAGTGAATCCATTTGGGCCCTGGAGCCCTAGTCTGGAGGCAGTGAAACTTGACCCTATCTTGGTCATCGTGGGCGGCAGTGAGTTGTTGAAAGACAGGGCTGAGGATTACGCCACCAGACTAAAAGACATGGGCAAGAAAATTGAGTACGTCGAGTTCCATGGCAAAGAACATggttatttcaattattatccATATTCTGATGCTGCAATTCAAACTCTACAACTTATCAATGCATTTATGGCTGCCAACTCTGTTTGA
- the LOC105799590 gene encoding amino acid transporter ANT1 has product MGEKKCDTIPLINPSPSSSTQGTASKLQTIGNIIVSIVGTGVLGLPFAFRVAGWLAGSIGVVITGLATFYCMLLLIQCREKLASEEELKETTTYGDLGCRCMGKPGRYLTEFLIFISHCGGSVAYLVFIGQNLASLFKLHGLTIASYIFLLVPIEIALSWIGSLSAFAPFSIFADVSNLWAMAFVVKEDLQQAIGGKFSFRDRKAFTDNLGGLPFAGGMAVYCFEGFGMTLALEQSMRERRKFPKVLAMSFTWIALVYILFGIFGYMAYGDETKDIITLNLPKDWTAIAVQIGLCLGLAFTFPIMVHPVSEIVEGKLKKNIWFEKLRNNDAEDSITRLEKLGIYMGRAVLVIVLAVLASFVPGFGVFVSLVGSSVCALISFVLPVSFHLTLLGSSLSLWQKALDVFVFLCGLLFAAYGTYNTIIGF; this is encoded by the exons ATGGGGGAGAAGAAATGTGATACAATCCCTTTGATCAACCCATCACCGTCGTCATCAACACAAGGAACTGCATCTAAACTTCAAACCATCGGGAACATTATAGTTTCAATAGTTGGAACCGGCGTTTTAGGCCTTCCTTTTGCTTTCCGAGTCGCCGGTTGGCTTGCTGGATCAATCGGTGTTGTCATTACTGGCTTGGCTACTTTCTACTGCATGCTTCTTCTT ATTCAGTGCAGGGAGAAATTAGCATCAGAAGAAGAATTAAAGGAAACAACAACATATGGTGATTTGGGTTGCAGATGCATGGGAAAACCAGGCCGATACCTGACAGAATTTCTCATATTCATCTCCCACTGTGGAGGATCCGTGGCATACTTGGTATTTATTGGCCAAAACCTTGCATCACTTTTCAAACTTCATGGCCTCACAATTGCATCTTACATATTCCTGTTAGTCCCTATTGAAATAGCATTGTCATGGATCGGATCCCTCTCGGCTTTTGCACCCTTCAGCATTTTCGCCGATGTAAGCAATCTGTGGGCGATGGCGTTTGTTGTTAAAGAAGACTTACAACAGGCTATTGggggaaaattttcatttagagaTAGGAAAGCCTTCACTGATAACTTGGGAGGGTTGCCATTTGCAGGAGGGATGGCAGTGTACTGTTTCGAGGGGTTCGGAATGACACTGGCCCTTGAACAATCCATGAGAGAGAGGAGAAAATTTCCTAAGGTTTTGGCGATGTCTTTTACATGGATCGCACTTGTGTATATTTTGTTTGGGATTTTTGGATACATGGCTTATGGTGACGAAACAAAAGATATCATAACACTGAATCTTCCCAAGGATTGGACAGCCATTGCAGTCCAG ATTGGCTTGTGCCTGGGGTTAGCATTTACATTCCCAATCATGGTCCATCCAGTTAGTGAAATAGTGGAAGGGAAGTTGAAGAAGAACATTTGGTTTGAGAAGCTTCGCAACAATGATGCTGAAGATTCGATAACGAGATTAGAGAAGTTGGGAATATACATGGGCAGAGCAGTTCTGGTAATTGTGTTGGCAGTGTTGGCGTCATTCGTTCCGGGATTTGGTGTTTTTGTGTCGCTTGTGGGGAGTAGTGTATGTGCATTGATCTCTTTTGTTTTGCCAGTCTCGTTTCACCTCACATTGTTAGGTTCATCTTTGAGTTTGTGGCAGAAAGCCTTGGATGTTTTCGTTTTCTTGTGTGGATTGCTTTTTGCAGCTTATGGTACATATAACACCATTATTGGATTctga